The Microcoleus sp. FACHB-831 genome segment CAGTAACTCCCTTGGGGATTTTGGTGGAAAAGCTGGAAACCATCCTCAAAATGACCCAAGACGCAACTGTTCGTGGCGAAATTGCAGATGCTCTCAAGCAGGCGTATCAACTGGCAGCAGGTATAGATCCGTACCTGGAAGCGGTTAGCACCCAGGAATCTCCAGCCTTAGCAGCGTTAGCTAAAAAGACTAGGGAAGAACCTTGGAGCAAGCGGTTTTCAGATCGAGCAACCGTGCGTCAGTTGGAACAAGAGATGCTCTCCGGACACCTTGAAGGACAAACTCTGAAGATGTTTGTCTGCATGAGTGGCGCAAAAAACATCTTGGAAATTGGGATGTTTACAGGGTACTCGGCACTGGCAATGGCAGAAGCGTTACCAGAAGATGGACGAGTGGTTGCTTGTGAGGTGGATGAATATGTAGCTAATTTCGCTGCATCCTGCTTTCAAGAGTCGCCGCACGGGAGCAAAATTTCTATAGAAGTTGCTCCGGCTTTGGAGACGCTTCGCAAATTAGCAAAGGCGGGAGAGTCCTTCGATTTGGTGTTTATTGATGCCGATAAGAAGGAGTATATCGACTATTTCAAGCTGCTGCTAGATACCAATTTGCTGGCGCCAAACGGGTTTATATGCGTGGATAATACCTTGCTCCAGGGACAACCATATTTGCCACCAGAGCAACAAACGCCGAATGGGGAAGCGATCGCGCAATTCAACCGCGTCGTTGCTGACGATCCAAGAGTTGAACAGGTGTTGCTACCCTTGCGAGATGGTTTGACTATCATCCGGCGAGTGTAATTTGAGTTTTTTCTCGTTCCCAGGTTCAACCTGGGAACGAGTGACACAACCCCCAACAAAAATTCTTTTTCATTTTGAATACAAACTTTTTATAACTAATGGCGCGTATTTTTGCAGTGTTTCAAAATTTAGGGACGCTGGCGTTACTAGCGATCGCTTTTCCTTTTAACCTCACGGTTGTATTAGCAGCGCTACTGTGGAATATGGTTAGTAAACCGTTTCAAAAGCCAGTAGTAAACCCAAACCCGAAAAATATCATGCTGACTGGCGGTAAGATGACGAAGGCGCTGCAACTGGCGCGATCGTTTCATGCTGCTGGACATCGGGTTGTTTTAGTTGAAGCGCACAAATATTGGTTAGTAGGTCATCGCTTTTCTAACGCGGTCGATCGCTTTTATACCGTTCCCGCACCGCAGAAAGACCCAGAAGGTTACACTCAAGCCTTGCTTGCGATCGCCAAACAAGAAAACATCGACGTTTACGTTCCTGTTTGCAGTCCCGTCCAAAGCTACTATGACTCCTTAGCAAAGCCAGTGTTATCTGGTTGTTGCGAGGTGTTCCATCTCGATGCTGACGAGACGAAGATGCTCGATGAGAAGTTTGCCTTTGCAGAAAAAGCGCGATCTATAGGTTTATCTGTCCCGAAAACCTTCCTAATTACGGAACCCGAACAAGTTCTCAACTTCGACTTTTCCAACGAGAAGCGCAAATACATCCTCAAAAGTATTGCCTACGACTCGGTGCATCGCTTGGATATGACTAAGTACCCGATGGAGTCGAAAGAAGCAATGGCGGTACACGTTCGGAGTCTGCCAATAAGCGAGGAAAACCCTTGGATTATGCAGGAATTCATTCCTGGCAAAGAATACTGCACGCACAGCACAGTGAGAAATGGCGAGTTGAGGGTTCACTGTTGCTGCGAATCATCCGCCTTCCAAGTCAACTATGAAAATGTGGAGAACCCAAGGATTTTTCAGTGGGTGAATCATTTTGTCAAAGAACTCAAGCTGACTGGACAAGTTTCTTTCGACTTCATCGAAGCAGAAGATGGAACGGTTTATGCGATCGAGTGCAACCCGCGCACCCACTCAGCTATCACCATGTTCTATAACCATC includes the following:
- a CDS encoding O-methyltransferase, whose amino-acid sequence is MSETLVRNQARPVTPLGILVEKLETILKMTQDATVRGEIADALKQAYQLAAGIDPYLEAVSTQESPALAALAKKTREEPWSKRFSDRATVRQLEQEMLSGHLEGQTLKMFVCMSGAKNILEIGMFTGYSALAMAEALPEDGRVVACEVDEYVANFAASCFQESPHGSKISIEVAPALETLRKLAKAGESFDLVFIDADKKEYIDYFKLLLDTNLLAPNGFICVDNTLLQGQPYLPPEQQTPNGEAIAQFNRVVADDPRVEQVLLPLRDGLTIIRRV
- a CDS encoding ATP-grasp domain-containing protein; the protein is MARIFAVFQNLGTLALLAIAFPFNLTVVLAALLWNMVSKPFQKPVVNPNPKNIMLTGGKMTKALQLARSFHAAGHRVVLVEAHKYWLVGHRFSNAVDRFYTVPAPQKDPEGYTQALLAIAKQENIDVYVPVCSPVQSYYDSLAKPVLSGCCEVFHLDADETKMLDEKFAFAEKARSIGLSVPKTFLITEPEQVLNFDFSNEKRKYILKSIAYDSVHRLDMTKYPMESKEAMAVHVRSLPISEENPWIMQEFIPGKEYCTHSTVRNGELRVHCCCESSAFQVNYENVENPRIFQWVNHFVKELKLTGQVSFDFIEAEDGTVYAIECNPRTHSAITMFYNHPKLADAYLSDAPDPEYPLQPLPDSKPTYWLYHEVWRLTGIRSFGQLQRWINTILRGKDAIFSISDPLPFLAVHHWQIPLLLLNNLQRLKGWIRIDFNIGKLVEIGGD